A genomic segment from Wolbachia endosymbiont of Ctenocephalides felis wCfeF encodes:
- a CDS encoding Ribosomal large subunit pseudouridine synthase D, which produces MDAYIAEKCNISRSKAQRLIQDEQVELLGVPIINNDHMVKPGEEYVVHFIQPDTSTSIEPNHDIKLDIIYEDEDIIVLNKQSGLTVHPGAGTSNDTLLNAVIAHLGKIPYTHVRPGIVHRLDKDTSNEQTKSVKP; this is translated from the coding sequence TTGGATGCCTATATCGCTGAAAAGTGCAACATATCACGCAGTAAAGCCCAGAGATTGATACAAGATGAGCAAGTGGAATTACTCGGCGTGCCTATAATTAATAACGATCACATGGTAAAACCAGGTGAGGAGTATGTGGTGCACTTCATACAACCTGATACATCTACCTCAATCGAGCCTAATCACGACATAAAACTTGATATTATCTACGAAGATGAGGACATTATAGTTCTCAATAAACAAAGTGGATTAACAGTGCATCCAGGTGCTGGGACAAGCAATGATACGCTCTTGAACGCAGTTATTGCTCACCTTGGCAAAATTCCATATACCCACGTAAGACCAGGAATTGTTCATAGACTCGATAAAGATACTAGCAACGAACAGACAAAGTCTGTTAAACCCTGA